The Euzebyales bacterium genome contains the following window.
CGCCAGCAGGAACGCGGCGCCCTGCGGGTGCGCGTCGGGTGAACGCCGATCGACGGGTTGTGGAGTGGCTTCCATGCCGATACCATACAGGCGACAAACCGTTTATATATAGAACTATTCTAATCACGAACGGAGTATCCATGGCCGCCAGCGACCGGAGGACGGCGCTCGTGACGGGCGGCACCGCCGGCATCGGGCTGACCACCGCCCACGGCCTCGCGTCGCGCGGACACGAGGTCATCGTCGTCGGCCGCAACTCCGACCGGGGCACACGGGCGGCGCGCGACATCTCCCGGGCAGCCGCCGTACCAGCGAACTTCATGTCCGCCGACCTATCGACCGTGTCGGAGGTCGGGCGCCTGGCCGACCGCATCCTTCGACGCATCCCCGCGGGTCTCGACGTGGTCGTGCACAACGTCGGAGGGCTCTACCCCGAGCGTCACCTCACGACCGACGGCATCGAGGCGACCCTCGCGACCAATGTGGTCGCCCCACTCGTCCTGACCCGGGCCTTGCTTCCCGCCCTGTCGGGAGCGTCGCCGAGCCGCGCCGTGTTCGTCAACTCCGACGCTCACCGGTTCAGGCAGACCGACCTCGACGACCTCAACGCCGACCGGTTCCATCGCGGCTTCGACAGCTATTGCACGAGCGTTCGCTCGTGCAACTCCTCGTCGCCGGCACGCTCAGCCGCGAGCTCGATCCGAGCCAGGTCACGATCGTCGCCGTCAACCCAGGCCCGGCGTGGACCGGCCAGGTCGCGGCGATGACGCCCGCGATGATGCCGCCCAGGATGCGGCTGATGTGGCCGCTCATACGGCTCGTTCAGCGATCACGATCACCCGAGCAGGCCGCACGCGCTGTCGTCCACGCCGCGACCGACCCGTTGCTGACCGGTACGACCGGCGTGTGGATCGACCAGCGCGGCAACGTCGGCGAACCAAGCGACACAGCGCGCGACGACCAGCTCGCAGCGAGCGTCGCGGCCCGCGCCGACGCGCTGGTCGCGCACGCCACACGCCACCACGGGTCAGACGCGGATCCGCGACGAGCACCACGAACCGGACACACCCTCCGCGATGAGCTCTCCAAGGAGACGGTGACAATGACCGAGGTCCGAAACGACCGACGCCGCCGGACAGGCGGTC
Protein-coding sequences here:
- a CDS encoding SDR family NAD(P)-dependent oxidoreductase, coding for MAASDRRTALVTGGTAGIGLTTAHGLASRGHEVIVVGRNSDRGTRAARDISRAAAVPANFMSADLSTVSEVGRLADRILRRIPAGLDVVVHNVGGLYPERHLTTDGIEATLATNVVAPLVLTRALLPALSGASPSRAVFVNSDAHRFRQTDLDDLNADRFHRGFDSYCTSVRSCNSSSPARSAASSIRARSRSSPSTQARRGPARSRR